A region from the Methylovorus glucosotrophus genome encodes:
- the tpiA gene encoding triose-phosphate isomerase: protein MRRKLVVANWKMHGDLAQNKVLFDAFRQRLDHLTSADFAVCVPYPYLFQAQQELQGSHIAWGAQNVAKHEVGAYTGEVSARMLKDFGASYVIVGHSERSTAYCESDENIAAKFVVARKSGITPVLCLGETLAERESGLCHQVIASQIDAVLKTVGAGVFAHAVVSYEPVWAIGTGLSATPEQAQQVHAFIRDRIAALDVHAAETVRILYGGSVNPLNASQLFVMPDIDGGLIGRCSLNANDFEEICRAACQ, encoded by the coding sequence ATGCGTCGTAAGCTGGTGGTCGCTAATTGGAAAATGCATGGCGACCTTGCGCAAAACAAGGTGCTGTTTGATGCATTCAGGCAGCGGCTTGATCATTTGACCTCGGCCGATTTTGCCGTCTGCGTGCCATACCCTTATCTGTTTCAGGCGCAGCAGGAGCTGCAGGGCAGCCATATTGCCTGGGGCGCACAGAATGTTGCCAAGCATGAAGTCGGAGCATACACCGGAGAAGTCAGTGCGCGCATGCTCAAGGACTTTGGTGCCAGTTATGTGATTGTGGGGCACTCCGAGCGCAGTACCGCCTATTGCGAAAGCGACGAGAATATTGCCGCCAAATTTGTGGTGGCGCGCAAATCGGGCATCACGCCTGTGCTTTGCCTGGGAGAAACCCTGGCCGAGCGCGAGTCCGGCCTGTGCCATCAAGTGATTGCCAGCCAGATTGATGCCGTGCTGAAGACGGTGGGGGCTGGCGTGTTTGCACATGCGGTTGTTTCCTATGAACCGGTATGGGCCATCGGCACGGGTTTATCTGCAACACCGGAACAGGCGCAGCAGGTACATGCGTTTATCCGTGATAGAATCGCCGCGCTGGATGTGCATGCGGCAGAAACCGTAAGAATTCTGTATGGGGGTAGCGTAAATCCCCTAAATGCGTCACAATTATTCGTTATGCCGGATATAGACGGCGGTTTGATTGGCAGATGTTCATTGAATGCCAACGATTTTGAGGAAATTTGTCGCGCTGCTTGTCAGTAG
- a CDS encoding NADH-quinone oxidoreductase subunit A → MLENYFPILLFIIVGLAVGIAPIVLGKVVAPSRPDAEKNSPYECGFEAFEDARMKFDVRYYLVAILFILFDLEIAFLFPWAVVLQEIGLFGFIAMLVFLGILVVGFVYEWMKGALEWE, encoded by the coding sequence ATGCTGGAAAACTACTTTCCTATATTACTGTTCATCATCGTCGGTTTAGCCGTCGGTATAGCCCCTATTGTCCTTGGCAAAGTGGTGGCCCCCAGCCGCCCTGACGCCGAAAAAAATTCTCCCTATGAATGCGGCTTCGAAGCTTTCGAAGACGCTCGCATGAAATTCGACGTACGTTATTACCTCGTCGCTATCCTCTTTATCCTGTTCGATCTTGAAATCGCTTTCCTCTTTCCCTGGGCCGTTGTGCTGCAGGAAATTGGTCTTTTCGGTTTTATTGCCATGCTGGTTTTCCTGGGAATTCTGGTGGTGGGTTTCGTCTACGAATGGATGAAGGGGGCGCTCGAGTGGGAATAA
- a CDS encoding Crp/Fnr family transcriptional regulator, producing MAHIKPITDLDWLVQFPALMALEPEARSLLLKHARVVEAPAGTIGYEEGTPCHAYVLRLAGQSRVFKLSSSGREILLYRVTGGETCVLTTTCLLGSSDYPASTIVEEPIRDILVPAAAFHEMMLESRVFRRFVMENYGALISDLIVLLDEVAFHSLDARLAKLLLEEPGDQVRRTHQQLADELGTAREVVSRQLKRFEQKGWLALGRGKLELLDRAALERMIH from the coding sequence ATGGCTCACATCAAACCCATTACGGATCTGGACTGGTTGGTGCAATTCCCCGCGCTGATGGCATTGGAGCCCGAGGCGCGGAGCTTGCTGCTGAAGCATGCGCGCGTGGTCGAAGCCCCGGCCGGCACCATAGGCTATGAAGAGGGCACCCCTTGCCACGCTTATGTGCTGAGATTGGCGGGGCAATCGCGCGTGTTCAAACTTTCCAGCAGCGGCCGGGAGATTTTGCTGTACCGCGTGACGGGTGGCGAAACCTGCGTGCTGACGACCACCTGTCTGTTGGGTTCCAGCGACTATCCCGCATCCACCATCGTGGAGGAGCCGATACGCGATATCCTGGTGCCGGCCGCTGCCTTTCACGAAATGATGCTGGAGTCACGCGTGTTCCGCCGCTTTGTCATGGAAAACTATGGCGCCCTGATCAGTGACCTGATTGTGCTGCTGGATGAAGTGGCTTTCCATAGTCTGGACGCCAGGCTTGCCAAACTGCTGCTGGAGGAGCCGGGTGACCAGGTTCGCCGCACTCATCAGCAGCTTGCGGATGAACTGGGCACGGCACGTGAAGTGGTGAGCCGCCAGCTCAAGCGCTTCGAGCAAAAAGGCTGGCTGGCGCTGGGGCGTGGCAAACTGGAATTGCTGGATCGGGCTGCGCTGGAGCGCATGATTCATTAG
- a CDS encoding M17 family metallopeptidase — protein sequence MAIQLKQNAAYADASQLNNATHILFVLPAKRPQDLPHASVLDARMKRQRSLYAELAKSPLTADLPEGARASWVVLEQKQSVFQRHTLLRKAVKPLLDESPAQLVIAVYGDAEEAAQAAAEALYVTEVNAAVLPTRKSKSKKHALKTIQLYGHKRADGFAAVRARAQGNILVRQLTVLPPNELTPALYRDRIAELAAKHGWDHESFDMKKLGKMGAGAFVAVGQGSDPQDAAIVHLRYKPKHAKKRISLVGKGICFDTGGHNLKPARYMNGMHEDMNGSAVVLGTLLAATEAGLPVEIDAWLAIAQNHIGPRAYKQNDVITALNGTTIEIVHTDAEGRMVLADTLTLASRQKPDLMIDFATLTGSMVTAVGNRYSGVLGNRPDMLCHAVAAGNEAGERVCAFPFDADYEEELDSDIADIKQCTLDSDADHIIAARFLSRFIEGDIPWMHVDLAAVNRKGGLGAVATDTTGFGVGFALNVIAAFMATKA from the coding sequence ATGGCCATCCAATTAAAGCAAAATGCGGCATATGCTGATGCCAGCCAGCTTAACAACGCGACGCATATCCTGTTTGTACTCCCCGCCAAGCGGCCGCAGGATCTCCCTCATGCATCGGTGCTGGATGCCAGAATGAAGCGGCAGCGCAGTCTATATGCTGAGCTTGCCAAGTCCCCCTTGACCGCCGACTTGCCTGAAGGCGCCAGGGCAAGTTGGGTCGTGCTTGAGCAAAAGCAATCTGTGTTCCAGCGTCACACCTTGCTGCGCAAAGCGGTCAAGCCGCTGCTGGATGAGTCGCCAGCGCAATTGGTGATTGCAGTATATGGTGACGCGGAAGAGGCCGCGCAGGCAGCTGCAGAGGCGCTGTATGTCACTGAGGTGAATGCAGCGGTGCTGCCCACCCGCAAATCCAAATCAAAAAAACATGCGCTCAAGACGATTCAGCTCTATGGACACAAGCGTGCCGACGGCTTTGCGGCGGTGCGTGCGCGTGCCCAGGGCAATATTCTGGTGCGCCAGCTCACCGTGTTGCCACCGAATGAACTGACGCCCGCCCTCTATCGGGACCGTATCGCCGAGTTGGCAGCCAAGCATGGCTGGGACCATGAGAGCTTTGACATGAAGAAGCTCGGCAAAATGGGCGCCGGGGCATTTGTGGCCGTGGGCCAGGGTTCAGACCCGCAAGACGCCGCGATTGTGCATCTGCGCTATAAACCCAAGCATGCCAAAAAGCGCATCTCACTGGTGGGCAAGGGCATCTGTTTTGATACTGGTGGCCATAACCTCAAGCCTGCCCGCTACATGAATGGCATGCATGAGGACATGAACGGCTCCGCTGTGGTGCTGGGTACGCTGCTTGCCGCTACCGAGGCCGGCTTGCCTGTGGAAATTGATGCCTGGCTTGCCATTGCGCAGAACCACATCGGCCCACGGGCCTATAAACAGAATGACGTCATTACCGCGCTCAACGGTACCACCATCGAGATTGTGCATACCGATGCCGAAGGCCGCATGGTGCTGGCGGACACGCTTACGTTGGCTTCACGCCAGAAGCCGGACCTGATGATCGACTTTGCCACGCTGACCGGCAGCATGGTGACGGCGGTGGGCAATCGCTACAGCGGTGTGCTGGGCAACCGCCCCGACATGCTGTGCCATGCGGTGGCGGCGGGTAACGAGGCGGGCGAGCGTGTGTGTGCATTCCCGTTCGATGCGGATTATGAGGAAGAGCTGGATAGTGATATTGCCGATATCAAGCAATGCACGCTGGATTCGGATGCCGACCATATCATTGCGGCGCGTTTCCTTTCGCGTTTTATCGAGGGCGATATTCCCTGGATGCATGTCGACCTCGCTGCCGTGAACCGCAAGGGCGGGCTGGGTGCTGTGGCTACCGATACCACCGGTTTCGGGGTCGGGTTTGCGCTGAATGTGATAGCGGCGTTTATGGCGACCAAGGCATGA
- a CDS encoding SixA phosphatase family protein, producing MDLILWRHAEADDTSPDITRALTANGKKQAAVMGEWLRQHLPPATRIIVSPATRTQQTALALGMDFTTVDALAPGAAPHDVLQAAGWPKAQGSVLVVGHQPSLGMAAALAMSGKIQYWCVKKGNIWWLSNRQRAHEDQTILRAVISPDHL from the coding sequence ATGGATCTCATTTTATGGCGTCATGCCGAAGCAGACGACACCTCACCTGACATCACTCGCGCACTCACGGCCAATGGTAAAAAGCAGGCCGCTGTCATGGGCGAATGGTTACGCCAGCACTTGCCCCCCGCTACTCGCATTATCGTGAGCCCGGCCACGCGCACCCAGCAAACTGCGCTGGCACTGGGGATGGATTTCACGACAGTCGACGCCCTCGCCCCCGGCGCCGCTCCGCATGATGTATTGCAAGCCGCCGGCTGGCCCAAGGCTCAGGGCTCAGTGCTGGTTGTCGGGCATCAACCCTCGCTTGGTATGGCGGCTGCGCTGGCCATGAGCGGAAAAATTCAGTACTGGTGCGTCAAGAAAGGCAATATCTGGTGGCTGAGCAATCGCCAGCGCGCCCATGAAGACCAGACCATTTTGCGTGCGGTTATCTCGCCGGATCATCTATAA
- a CDS encoding potassium channel family protein, protein MNNILFLILRRMRLPIIAVIVSYTIAVAGMSLVPGVDPDGHPWRLSIFEAFYVISYTATTIGFGEVPYPYSTAQRMWMSFSIYLTVIPWFYAIGKIITLFQDPGLRQAFTTSRFAREVNHLMEPFYIVCGYGETGSLLVRALDKNEVRVVVIELEQERINELELEDYQFDIPNLCADAKLPETLLRAGLKNPMCQGVAALTNDDHANLAIAVAVKLISPELRVLGRAETEQTASNMASFGTDHIINPYTIFGDHLAMEVHAIGTYLLHEWLTGVPGESLKSPICPPIGKWIVCGYGRFGRSVVQNLELEHIVTTIIEADPERTGCKECIVGNGTEKETLQQAGVHEAVGIVAGTNDDINNLSIVMTAREMNPDLFVVLRKNKRFNAALFEHFKADITMEPSDIIAHECLANMISPLLAQFLSLVRLQTNVWANSLIQRLVETVGENVPETWAISITQENTPALFHMLAHEPITLADILRNPHHRETSLPIVPLMILRNHQPLLLPEATTPLERGDRILFCGHDNAKSTTTYALADFKTMRYMLHDQQLADSWLWRQIKRRKSAHNASV, encoded by the coding sequence GTGAACAACATCCTGTTTCTGATTCTCAGGCGCATGCGCCTGCCTATCATCGCGGTTATTGTCAGCTACACCATCGCGGTCGCCGGCATGTCGCTCGTGCCCGGGGTAGACCCGGATGGTCACCCATGGCGGCTCAGCATTTTTGAAGCGTTTTACGTCATCAGCTATACCGCCACCACCATAGGCTTTGGCGAAGTGCCTTACCCTTACTCCACGGCACAACGCATGTGGATGTCGTTTTCGATTTACCTCACGGTGATACCCTGGTTTTATGCCATCGGTAAGATCATTACCCTGTTTCAGGACCCAGGCTTGCGCCAGGCCTTTACCACCTCGCGCTTTGCGCGTGAGGTCAACCATCTGATGGAACCGTTTTATATCGTCTGCGGCTATGGCGAAACCGGCAGCCTGCTGGTGCGGGCACTGGACAAGAACGAAGTGCGCGTGGTGGTGATCGAGCTGGAGCAGGAACGCATCAATGAGCTGGAGCTGGAAGATTACCAGTTTGATATCCCCAACCTGTGTGCCGACGCCAAGCTGCCCGAAACCCTGCTGCGTGCCGGGCTGAAAAACCCGATGTGTCAGGGCGTTGCCGCGCTCACCAATGACGATCATGCCAATCTCGCCATTGCCGTGGCAGTGAAGCTGATCAGCCCGGAGCTACGCGTACTGGGGCGCGCCGAAACCGAACAGACGGCGTCCAACATGGCCTCGTTTGGCACTGACCACATCATCAATCCCTACACGATTTTTGGCGATCATCTGGCGATGGAAGTGCATGCCATTGGCACTTACCTGCTGCATGAATGGTTGACCGGCGTGCCTGGGGAAAGCCTGAAATCGCCGATCTGCCCGCCCATCGGCAAATGGATCGTTTGCGGCTATGGCCGCTTTGGCCGTTCGGTCGTGCAGAATCTGGAGCTGGAGCACATAGTTACCACCATCATTGAGGCCGACCCGGAGCGCACTGGCTGCAAGGAATGTATCGTGGGCAATGGCACCGAGAAGGAGACGCTGCAACAGGCGGGGGTGCATGAAGCGGTGGGTATCGTGGCGGGCACCAATGACGACATCAACAACCTGTCTATCGTGATGACCGCGCGGGAGATGAACCCGGATCTGTTTGTGGTATTGCGCAAGAACAAGCGCTTCAACGCCGCGCTGTTTGAGCACTTCAAGGCCGACATCACCATGGAACCCAGCGACATCATTGCGCATGAATGCCTGGCCAACATGATTTCACCGCTGCTGGCGCAATTCCTCAGCCTGGTCCGGCTGCAAACCAATGTCTGGGCCAACAGCCTGATACAGCGCCTGGTGGAAACCGTGGGCGAAAATGTGCCGGAAACCTGGGCCATCAGCATTACGCAGGAAAACACGCCCGCCCTGTTCCACATGCTGGCGCATGAACCGATTACGCTGGCGGACATCCTGCGCAATCCGCATCATCGCGAAACCAGTCTGCCGATTGTGCCCTTGATGATATTACGCAACCATCAGCCGCTACTGCTGCCAGAAGCCACTACCCCGCTTGAACGCGGTGACCGTATCCTGTTTTGCGGCCATGACAACGCCAAGAGCACCACGACTTACGCGCTGGCAGATTTCAAAACCATGCGCTACATGCTGCATGACCAGCAGCTGGCGGATAGCTGGCTGTGGCGGCAGATCAAACGGCGCAAATCCGCACACAACGCTTCCGTATAA
- the secG gene encoding preprotein translocase subunit SecG — protein METLVSIAHVLAALGVIGLVLLQHGKGADMGAAFGSGASGSLFGVSGSSNFMSRATAVFVAIFFATSLTLAYMSSHRTQGSSVVKLPTNSVVAPGKASESAPAKPAESSPAKDVPQ, from the coding sequence ATGGAAACTTTAGTATCAATTGCGCACGTATTGGCTGCACTCGGTGTTATCGGATTGGTATTGCTTCAGCACGGCAAGGGTGCTGATATGGGTGCCGCTTTTGGTAGTGGTGCTTCAGGCAGCCTGTTCGGTGTTAGCGGATCCTCCAACTTCATGAGTCGTGCCACCGCTGTTTTTGTGGCCATCTTCTTTGCTACCAGCTTGACCCTGGCTTACATGTCCAGCCACCGCACCCAAGGTTCAAGCGTCGTCAAGCTCCCAACGAATTCTGTTGTTGCACCTGGCAAGGCAAGCGAAAGCGCGCCAGCCAAACCTGCTGAATCCTCACCAGCAAAGGATGTGCCGCAGTAA
- a CDS encoding ParA family protein, with translation MRTVLIANPKGGSGKTTLATNLAGYFASRGRHVVLSDMDRQQSSLQWLERRPSQLPLIHGMDGRGRHADSLSADWTIIDSPAGLRGDKLTDAVKTADWVIVPIQPSAFDIGASQEFLETLREEKAVRKERTFVAVVGMRIDSRTRSAANLQRYLDKSGFPVMGNLRDAQIYALVAEQGASLFDIRPSQVARDLQQWAPLLHWLVNADRNA, from the coding sequence TTGAGAACCGTACTGATCGCCAACCCCAAGGGAGGCAGCGGCAAAACCACACTGGCCACCAATCTTGCCGGGTACTTTGCCAGCCGTGGACGCCATGTCGTGCTGTCGGACATGGACAGGCAGCAATCTTCCCTGCAATGGCTGGAGCGCAGACCGAGTCAATTACCCTTGATTCATGGCATGGATGGTCGCGGCAGACACGCAGACAGCCTGAGTGCAGACTGGACCATCATCGACTCCCCCGCCGGACTGCGCGGCGACAAGCTGACCGATGCTGTAAAAACAGCCGACTGGGTGATTGTGCCCATCCAGCCCTCGGCCTTTGATATTGGCGCCAGCCAGGAATTTCTTGAAACCCTGCGCGAAGAAAAAGCCGTGCGCAAAGAGCGTACCTTTGTCGCCGTCGTCGGCATGCGCATCGACAGCCGTACCCGTTCGGCAGCGAATTTGCAGCGCTATCTGGATAAAAGCGGCTTCCCCGTCATGGGCAACCTGCGGGATGCGCAGATTTATGCCCTGGTGGCCGAGCAAGGCGCCAGCCTGTTTGACATTCGCCCATCGCAGGTCGCTCGTGATTTGCAGCAATGGGCCCCGTTGCTGCACTGGCTGGTGAACGCAGACCGCAATGCCTAA
- a CDS encoding inorganic triphosphatase has protein sequence MPNEIELKLRIDAADTTRLFNHPALTHGLEHGPLTRQLISTYFDTPDLRLLDAEISLRVRSMSGGWFQAVKAAGSSVAGLHQRMEWEDIISGSEPDFSKITEPGLAAIFADRQLRDALQPLFVTDVARTEWQLRMPDGTALEVALDLGELQVGSHIRETISEVEIELKSGDAAQVFSLALALQADIPLTIENISKAQRGYGHYRTLPPSLSTLALAALPQALDKAALTKLVWACVHQVQSKQALLEADDTQLQQHAIAEIRSTLQYLLSALQLFKSTPAALLTEYHWLHDTAHATQPDDQAAAHHIHTLLHSQRCQRLLLQTGAWLLAQATLVQPR, from the coding sequence ATGCCTAATGAAATAGAACTGAAGCTGCGCATAGACGCGGCTGACACAACGCGCCTGTTCAATCACCCAGCACTGACGCATGGGCTGGAGCATGGCCCGCTTACGCGCCAGCTCATCAGCACGTACTTCGACACCCCCGACCTGCGTTTGCTGGATGCCGAGATCAGCCTGCGCGTGCGCAGCATGTCCGGCGGCTGGTTTCAGGCGGTAAAAGCCGCGGGCTCCTCCGTCGCCGGCCTCCACCAGCGCATGGAGTGGGAAGACATTATCAGCGGCAGCGAGCCTGATTTCAGCAAAATCACCGAACCCGGGCTGGCTGCCATATTTGCCGACCGGCAATTGCGCGATGCCTTGCAGCCCCTGTTCGTGACCGATGTAGCACGCACCGAATGGCAACTGCGCATGCCTGACGGCACGGCGCTGGAAGTGGCTCTTGATCTGGGCGAGCTGCAAGTGGGCAGCCATATTCGCGAAACCATCAGCGAAGTCGAGATCGAACTGAAAAGTGGCGATGCCGCACAGGTATTTTCGCTGGCGCTGGCTTTGCAGGCAGATATTCCGCTCACCATCGAAAACATCAGCAAGGCACAGCGCGGCTATGGACATTACCGCACGCTGCCGCCATCGCTTTCCACCCTGGCGCTGGCTGCATTGCCGCAAGCTCTCGATAAAGCGGCGCTGACCAAGCTGGTGTGGGCATGCGTGCATCAAGTGCAAAGCAAGCAAGCCTTGCTGGAAGCAGACGACACTCAACTCCAGCAGCATGCCATCGCCGAGATCCGTAGCACCTTGCAATACCTGCTAAGCGCACTGCAGCTCTTCAAATCCACGCCTGCTGCATTGCTGACCGAATACCACTGGCTGCACGATACGGCCCATGCCACGCAGCCGGATGACCAAGCAGCAGCGCATCACATCCACACGCTGTTGCATAGCCAGCGTTGCCAGCGCCTGCTGCTGCAAACCGGCGCCTGGCTGCTGGCCCAGGCAACGCTTGTCCAGCCCCGGTAA
- a CDS encoding DUF6394 family protein — MNLEKVIFGFFILLALTLNFGFFIGDIDNPHHHHAYELYVAIVVNLIATVLKFGDRTHIGAIHLATSLVADLQLIAAAILWAAAGTQGDDPSVIVSVVSLSGGALLANITSVVLLIAETIQIKR; from the coding sequence ATGAATCTCGAGAAAGTCATTTTCGGTTTTTTTATCCTGTTGGCATTGACGCTGAATTTCGGCTTTTTTATCGGCGACATTGATAACCCGCACCATCACCACGCCTATGAGCTGTATGTCGCGATTGTGGTGAATCTGATTGCCACCGTGCTCAAGTTCGGCGACCGCACGCATATTGGGGCCATTCACCTGGCCACCAGCCTGGTCGCGGATCTGCAACTGATTGCCGCGGCTATCCTTTGGGCAGCAGCAGGCACGCAGGGTGATGACCCCAGCGTTATCGTCAGTGTGGTCTCGCTCTCGGGCGGCGCACTGCTTGCCAACATCACCTCCGTGGTTCTGCTGATTGCAGAAACCATCCAGATCAAGCGCTAG
- the recJ gene encoding single-stranded-DNA-specific exonuclease RecJ produces the protein MVNIVRREPDEAAAATLAASGLSPLLAQLLAARGVKTPVQLEASLAGLIPPDRLTNNTRMAALLADAIVAKRSLLVVGDYDADGATATAVMVRGLRMLGAVVDFLVPNRFEYGYGLTPEIVELAAQSKPDFIITVDNGIASVDGVARANALGMSVLVTDHHLPGDHVPAAACIVNPNQHGCDFPSKHLAGVGVAFYVMLALRAEMRARGLFEGKAEPNLTSLLDLVALGTVADLVKLDDNNRILVEQGLRRIRAGQCSPGILWLMRLAGREPATSCAQDLGFSVGPRLNAAGRLDDMTLGISCLLAEDEPSAHAMAQQLHALNHERRSIEADMQESALAELDGLDAEGRYSLSLYQPDWHQGVIGILASRIKERYHRPVIAFAQAGDGVLKGSGRSIPGLHLRDALDLLSKREPDLILKFGGHAMAAGLSIREEDMERFRLGFESVVTGLLTPADLESIIEVDGALTLDDMHWDVAVALQRQVWGQGFPPPMFCDDFEVVAQRIVGGKHLKLTLSTRGRAVDAIFFRQEEFLPQYVTAVYELQTNAFNGARNVQLLIKHWQPVAAQSN, from the coding sequence GTGGTTAATATTGTAAGACGCGAGCCTGACGAGGCTGCTGCTGCCACGCTGGCAGCCAGTGGCTTGTCGCCATTGCTGGCGCAGCTGCTGGCGGCGCGCGGAGTTAAAACGCCAGTGCAGCTTGAAGCCTCGCTCGCCGGGCTGATTCCTCCTGATCGTCTGACCAATAACACCCGCATGGCGGCTTTGCTGGCAGATGCGATTGTCGCAAAGCGCTCTCTGCTGGTCGTCGGCGATTATGATGCAGACGGGGCAACCGCCACCGCCGTGATGGTGCGCGGCTTGCGCATGCTGGGCGCGGTAGTGGATTTTCTGGTGCCTAATCGCTTTGAGTATGGCTACGGCCTGACGCCGGAAATTGTAGAGCTTGCTGCCCAGTCCAAGCCGGATTTCATCATCACCGTGGATAATGGCATTGCCAGCGTCGATGGGGTGGCGCGTGCTAATGCCCTGGGCATGTCCGTGCTGGTGACGGATCACCATTTGCCCGGCGACCATGTGCCGGCAGCCGCCTGCATTGTGAATCCCAATCAGCATGGCTGCGATTTCCCCAGCAAGCATCTTGCTGGCGTGGGCGTGGCGTTTTATGTGATGCTGGCTTTGCGTGCCGAGATGCGGGCGAGAGGCTTGTTTGAGGGCAAGGCTGAGCCGAATCTGACCAGCCTGCTCGACTTGGTGGCCTTGGGAACGGTGGCTGACCTGGTCAAACTGGATGACAACAACCGCATTCTGGTTGAGCAGGGGCTGCGGCGTATTCGTGCCGGCCAGTGCAGTCCGGGTATTTTATGGCTGATGCGGCTGGCTGGCCGCGAGCCCGCCACCAGTTGCGCGCAGGATCTGGGGTTCAGCGTGGGGCCAAGGCTGAATGCGGCAGGGCGCCTGGATGACATGACGCTGGGCATCAGCTGTCTTCTGGCGGAGGATGAGCCATCGGCCCATGCCATGGCCCAGCAGTTGCATGCCCTCAACCATGAACGTCGCAGCATAGAGGCGGATATGCAGGAAAGTGCGCTGGCTGAGCTGGATGGCCTGGATGCGGAAGGCCGCTACAGCCTGAGTTTGTATCAGCCGGACTGGCATCAGGGGGTAATAGGCATTCTGGCATCGCGCATCAAGGAGCGTTACCACCGTCCGGTGATTGCATTTGCCCAGGCAGGCGATGGGGTGCTCAAAGGTTCGGGGCGCTCTATACCCGGGTTGCATCTGCGCGACGCGCTGGATCTGCTGTCCAAGCGCGAACCTGATCTGATACTCAAGTTTGGCGGACATGCCATGGCGGCCGGATTGAGTATTCGCGAAGAGGATATGGAGCGTTTCCGGCTGGGTTTTGAGTCGGTGGTGACAGGGTTGCTGACCCCGGCTGATCTGGAGTCGATTATTGAAGTCGACGGCGCGCTGACGCTGGATGACATGCACTGGGATGTAGCGGTGGCGCTGCAGCGCCAGGTGTGGGGGCAGGGATTTCCTCCCCCGATGTTTTGCGACGATTTTGAGGTGGTGGCGCAACGGATTGTCGGTGGCAAGCATCTCAAGCTCACTTTGTCGACCCGAGGACGCGCCGTGGATGCGATATTTTTCCGGCAGGAAGAGTTTTTGCCGCAGTATGTCACGGCGGTGTATGAATTGCAGACCAATGCCTTTAACGGCGCCCGCAACGTACAGTTGCTGATCAAGCACTGGCAGCCTGTGGCGGCGCAGTCAAATTGA